Within the Candidatus Eisenbacteria bacterium genome, the region GAACGAAAGCTTCTGCCTCCCGACTTCCATGCCTCCGTTCAGAGTCTTTACCGGCTCTTCCAACGGCTGGGGCTCAATGAACCGCAAGGACTCAAACCGGATCTCCGAAGGTATGAAACGGAGCTTCCCAATGATTTGTGGCAGTCCGACTGTATGCATGGACCTTCGGTGATCGTTGACGGGAAGGTGCGAAAGAGTTTTCTCTTTGCCTTCCTGGATGATCACTCCCGCCTCATCCCCCATGGAGAGTTCTATCTGCAAGAAAACCTCAAAAACGTGACCGACTGCCTGATCAAGGCTTTAAGCAAAAGGGGGTTGCCCAGAAAGATTTATCTCGACAATGCCCCCTCCTTCCGTTCTCACCAACTCGCTCATGCCACCGCCTCCCTCGGCATCTCGCTGATTCACTGTACTCCTTACCGTCCTGAGGGAAAGGGAAAGATTGAAAGGTATTTCAAAACGCTAAGAATGCAGTTTCTTCCCCTTCTTCCCCCCTCCCTTTCGCTCGCTACCCTGAACCAACGGTTCGAACAATGGTCTGACCAGACCTATCATCGAACCGTCCATGGCACCACCAAAGAAACCCCCTGGGACCGCTACACCCAACACCTTCATCTCCTGAGGCCCGCCCCTAAAAACCTCTCCGATTTCTTTCGCACCCGGGCCCGACGTAAAGTCGACCGTGACCGAACCGTC harbors:
- a CDS encoding DDE-type integrase/transposase/recombinase, which codes for MDKEKKEKIALFRFGVISRLLWVKEDERQKEALLREITSASWEIPFSGRTVLGRSTVLDWLKKYRDTGGRIESLEPQVRSDKGKARSLDEETEQTLVRLKTELKGASLPVILRVARERKLLPPDFHASVQSLYRLFQRLGLNEPQGLKPDLRRYETELPNDLWQSDCMHGPSVIVDGKVRKSFLFAFLDDHSRLIPHGEFYLQENLKNVTDCLIKALSKRGLPRKIYLDNAPSFRSHQLAHATASLGISLIHCTPYRPEGKGKIERYFKTLRMQFLPLLPPSLSLATLNQRFEQWSDQTYHRTVHGTTKETPWDRYTQHLHLLRPAPKNLSDFFRTRARRKVDRDRTVTLQGRIYEAPVELIEKNVTLLYQEDDPLRIEIFYHDQSYGFLVPLNPHINARIKRNAERTYIEPKPTSEPTPPIAKPYQGGKLFERSEDDDSL